ATCCCTCGGAGACGGAGTGAATGCTACGAGATCGAAATTCTCCGGGTGATATGGATCGTGAGTTGCTTCCTTGGCGCTTGATTTGGGTTGGGAGTCGACGTCGTCTGAACTGTGGAATTGGAAGTCAGGCGATGCACTGAATGGGTTTGCTGTGAAGGATACTGACATTGTATCTGCGTTTCTGAACCGCCATCTCCGAGTACACTGCGTTAAACACGGGTTATCTATTTAATTTTGACCTTTTGCCCGGGGACATTTCAACTGAAAACTATCACGAGAATGTGTCATCGGAACAGTTCAAGAAACGAACCCAAACCCTTAGTCAGAAATCGGAGCGAGAAGGGATTCAGCAAGTTCATCATCGCAGTACCGAACTGTATTCGCAGCTGAATCGAATTCGAGAATATTAGCAGACGCGAGTTTCGGAAGGTGATAGAGTCACGAGCGCATACCCCCGTCTTTAGGCGGGGGTCAAGCGGACAATAGCGTACATCCCCACCGACGACGCTATGGCTGGATTTCCCACCGATTCACCATCAGTATTAATATACATTGTCTCATAGTGTACAACACGGATGAAGACCACACGGCACGCGACCTACAACCTCAACTACCACCTTGTGTGGTTGCCGAAGTACCGCAACTCGGTACTCGTCAACGAGGTCGCAGACCGTGTGCGGACCATCCTCCACGAAATAGCCGACGACAAGGGCCTCGAAATACTTGACCTGACCGTACAACCCGATCACGTCCACCTATTCGTCAGTAGCCCACCGAAACACGCACCATCCCTTCTCGCCAACTGGTTCAAAGGTATCAGCTCTCGGAAGTACAACCACCGCTACGCCGACCACGACGGCGAGAAAATCGGATGGGTGAGAGGCTACTACGCAGGGACAGCAGGGCACGTATCGAGCGAGACGGTCAAGAACTACATCCAGCGTCACGAGGAGGACGAGTCGTGACCACGCTCACGAAGACGCTGGAACTGAAACTGGTAGAGCCGAACGCGCACAAGCGGAGAAAACTCCGCGAGACGCGAGAGGCGTACCAACAGGCGCTTCACGACGCCTTCGACGCTGGCTGTACCACACAGACCGAAGCGAACGACGTGGTGGTCAACTAC
This genomic stretch from Halorubrum lacusprofundi ATCC 49239 harbors:
- the tnpA gene encoding IS200/IS605-like element ISHla21 family transposase, translated to MKTTRHATYNLNYHLVWLPKYRNSVLVNEVADRVRTILHEIADDKGLEILDLTVQPDHVHLFVSSPPKHAPSLLANWFKGISSRKYNHRYADHDGEKIGWVRGYYAGTAGHVSSETVKNYIQRHEEDES